A window from Nitrospinota bacterium encodes these proteins:
- a CDS encoding Rrf2 family transcriptional regulator, which yields MISQTSEYALRAVVCLAQNPDKPNTTAEIAKWTKVPEHYLSKVLLALAKHEVVYSKKGLHGGYVLAQAPEDLPLLNVINAVDPIKHIKSCPLKLKTHGKNLCRLHQRLNDSIDSMEELFRTSTVALILSEPTQSIPLCESVAR from the coding sequence ATGATATCCCAGACGTCAGAATATGCATTACGGGCTGTAGTTTGTTTGGCCCAGAATCCGGATAAGCCCAATACAACAGCCGAGATAGCGAAATGGACGAAGGTTCCGGAACATTATTTATCAAAAGTTTTATTGGCTTTGGCCAAGCACGAAGTGGTTTATTCCAAGAAAGGCCTGCATGGGGGTTATGTTCTGGCTCAGGCTCCAGAAGACCTGCCATTGTTGAATGTTATTAATGCAGTGGACCCTATCAAGCATATAAAGAGTTGCCCTTTGAAATTGAAAACCCATGGCAAAAACCTTTGTCGACTGCATCAGAGGCTGAACGACTCGATCGATAGTATGGAAGAGTTGTTTCGAACTTCGACCGTTGCATTGATACTGAGCGAGCCGACCCAAAGTATCCCGCTTTGTGAATCGGTTGCCAGATAA
- a CDS encoding histidine kinase, with protein sequence MTADIVDADELRDIIKNQSKKDESPESANIRVNVELLDSLMNLVGEVVLARNQFSRIINESNDSSILGTSQSLSRVATGLQETVMKARMQPIKNVWGKLPRMVRDLSMNCGNKIRLEMEGQESGLDKSLITAIQDPLMNIIRNSIIHGIETPEERREIGKPEEGVIQLRAKNQNGQIHIEVQDDGRGINFEEARSQAVNDKRITREQGESLSDRDCGKLLFMKGFSLTRHSLMKPTKGNGLSDTRALIEKIGGALDIEVHPEISTTLKIKIPLTLAIIPALIVSNGPNRFAIPQVNIKELIWLEEGQLLNQIEEITGSQFYRLRGNLLPLVHLNNILGIEPVEDRPDLNIVVLQADECQIGLVVEQIHNTEEVVVKSLENLVKDLNVFSGATILGDGKIVLILDVMGLTKSAMIISDKNSKSELIESVSKSQADDEAEESMLIVNLGNDHKMAIRLADVARLEELSRSDIELSGDVQVIQYRDEIMSLINIPEQFNKPFQVPEKIKVVVYIHEGKSIGLIVENILDIVQSAIDKKRQIKGSSLMGTIITNNSVVDTIHVENLIKKIFTSRKD encoded by the coding sequence TCATTAAAAATCAATCTAAAAAAGATGAAAGTCCTGAAAGCGCAAACATAAGAGTGAATGTTGAGCTCCTCGATTCTTTGATGAACCTGGTGGGAGAAGTCGTTCTGGCACGCAACCAGTTCTCGCGAATCATAAATGAAAGTAATGATTCATCTATTTTAGGCACCTCTCAGAGTCTAAGTCGTGTAGCCACCGGCCTTCAGGAAACAGTGATGAAAGCGCGGATGCAACCCATTAAAAATGTCTGGGGCAAACTTCCCCGTATGGTTCGCGATCTTTCCATGAATTGTGGAAACAAAATTCGCCTTGAAATGGAAGGGCAGGAATCTGGTCTCGATAAATCCCTGATCACAGCTATTCAGGATCCTTTGATGAATATCATCAGAAATTCAATCATACATGGCATAGAAACTCCCGAAGAACGTCGTGAGATAGGGAAACCTGAAGAAGGGGTTATCCAACTCCGTGCTAAAAATCAAAATGGACAAATACATATAGAAGTTCAGGATGATGGCCGGGGGATAAATTTCGAAGAGGCCAGAAGCCAGGCAGTCAATGATAAACGGATCACCCGCGAACAGGGGGAATCGTTAAGCGACAGGGACTGCGGGAAACTTCTGTTCATGAAAGGTTTTTCCTTGACCAGGCACAGCCTGATGAAACCAACAAAAGGTAACGGCCTGTCTGATACCCGCGCATTGATTGAAAAAATAGGTGGCGCTCTTGATATTGAAGTGCATCCTGAAATAAGTACCACCTTGAAAATAAAAATCCCGTTAACTCTTGCTATCATTCCCGCATTGATCGTTTCAAATGGTCCAAACCGATTCGCAATTCCACAGGTAAATATAAAGGAATTGATATGGCTGGAAGAAGGTCAACTCCTTAACCAGATTGAGGAAATAACAGGGAGCCAATTCTACCGTTTACGTGGGAATTTATTACCGCTGGTCCATCTAAACAATATTCTCGGCATTGAGCCGGTTGAAGATCGTCCTGATTTGAACATAGTTGTTCTTCAGGCAGATGAATGTCAAATTGGCCTGGTAGTGGAACAAATTCATAATACCGAGGAAGTTGTTGTTAAATCCCTGGAAAACCTGGTAAAGGATTTAAACGTATTTTCCGGTGCCACCATTTTAGGAGACGGGAAAATCGTTCTCATTCTGGATGTGATGGGACTGACCAAAAGTGCCATGATTATTTCTGACAAAAATTCAAAAAGTGAACTCATTGAGTCTGTTTCAAAATCACAGGCAGATGATGAAGCAGAAGAGTCCATGTTGATTGTGAACCTGGGGAACGACCACAAAATGGCAATACGGCTTGCAGATGTAGCTCGCCTGGAAGAGTTATCCAGATCCGATATTGAGTTGTCAGGGGATGTGCAGGTCATTCAATATCGTGATGAAATCATGTCCCTGATTAACATACCCGAGCAGTTTAATAAGCCATTTCAAGTCCCTGAAAAAATTAAAGTGGTGGTTTATATTCATGAGGGGAAAAGTATTGGCCTGATAGTAGAAAATATTCTGGATATTGTTCAAAGTGCAATAGATAAAAAACGCCAAATAAAAGGCTCAAGTTTAATGGGGACTATTATTACCAACAACTCAGTAGTAGACACCATCCATGTGGAAAACTTGATAAAAAAAATTTTTACATCAAGGAAGGATTGA
- a CDS encoding CBS domain-containing protein, translating into MHKATDEAKDKVKHFVNPPAIHINARMSVLDACKRMKKHKVGSILVSEGKNFVGIFTDADLLTKVVAQSQWPQKTLVTTVMTKEMIYIDSESTMVAAFLKMQNHNVRHLVVKEEHDVMGVISIKDVAKYYVHKFSEH; encoded by the coding sequence ATGCATAAAGCTACAGATGAAGCCAAAGACAAGGTCAAGCATTTCGTCAATCCTCCTGCCATTCACATTAATGCCAGGATGTCAGTTTTGGATGCTTGCAAGAGAATGAAGAAACACAAGGTCGGGTCTATTCTGGTTTCTGAAGGGAAGAACTTTGTAGGAATCTTCACAGACGCGGATTTGTTAACAAAAGTCGTTGCCCAAAGCCAGTGGCCTCAAAAAACTCTCGTTACCACAGTGATGACCAAAGAAATGATTTATATTGATTCTGAATCCACTATGGTCGCTGCATTTCTGAAAATGCAGAATCATAATGTCCGTCATCTGGTTGTCAAAGAGGAACACGATGTAATGGGAGTTATTTCAATAAAGGATGTAGCAAAATATTATGTTCACAAATTCAGCGAACATTGA